In the genome of Peromyscus eremicus chromosome 1, PerEre_H2_v1, whole genome shotgun sequence, the window ACAAGGCAAATAGGCAGGCATGTAAGAAAGTGATGCAGAAAGTGATTCAGGGAGTCAGACAGTAGTGGGAGGGTAAAAAAAAGAGAATAGAGGTTGGGAATAATCAGtatacattatacacatgtatgaaattatccaAGAACAAatttaagtaataaaaaaattaacagaacTAAGAATTCAGGAAGAAACCATTATATCTTTTTGTTACAAGATTTCAAAGGAGCCAAGGAAATTCAATGGGAAGAGAATTAAGTATTTAGCACAAAGTGCTGGGATGATGGATAAAATAATCATATACAAGAAACAAATCTACAAAACCTAAGTTAGACTGTTAACTCACATCAAAtataaaatgcaattaaaaatcaATAGCAGACATAAATATAAGagctaaaactataaaacttctaGAGAGAATATCAGAGAAGTTCTATGATCTTAGAAAAGGTTAACATTTCTCTCAGCTATGATACCTGTGGGGGACCACAGAGGCTTTCTAGTGAGatcttactcagggtcagagaatctaagcttgctttacccagcagagctgtaTAATGGGATGAATtggccatgggcatggttaccatgtgttttgaagggtctacacttggctgtacgttgtgctttgatcttgaaagggggaggtcttttgcctaaccccttggcattgtataaaaagccctttggaataaacctcaaggcaactgggtattgacccaaggCCCTCCCGAAGCAatcctgtgtctctttcttgTCATCTCCGTCTATAtgtctatctaatacttcctcattcctttctcctccccacaagaaccaATCCTTCAACAGGTTGGAGCGGAACTCCCACAGATACCCAAACCATGACATCAATAAACAAATTAGATTACACAAAAACTGTAAACTTCAAAacatataacttaaaaataagaatCTGGCacctggaggatggctcagtagttaagagcatggctgattttgcagaggacccaggtttggatcCCAGCTCCGAtagggtggcttacaaccatctgaactccagtttcagggaatcagacaccctcttctggcctcccaggccactgcatgcacacggtgcacttacgtatatgcaggcaaaatattcatacataaaataaaaataaataaaaccataaaaataagAATCCACAGCCTGGGTGAAATGCTTGCAAACAGAGTTTCTGAAAAAGAACTTTTGTTTAGAATATATAAGACCATAGCTGGCCATgaggtgcacacttttaataccagaacttgggaggcagaagcaggtggatctctgagtttgaggctagtgtggtgtacagagtgagttccaggacagccagggctacacagacaaatacataggacttgaaataagtaaataaaaaaaataaaaggaaaggaaaaatagaaaatataagcTCATAATTCAGTAAGAAAcacaacataattttaaaaattgacaaaGGATCTATGTAAACGTTTCACCGACATGACATACTGCTGAGCCCCTGAAGGGATCCAACATCATTAATCATTAGAAGGATGCACATTAGAACAGTACTGAGGGCTGGGGATATAACACAGGGGCAGTGCATTTGCTTCACATGCATAGGGCCCTAGGATTTTTTCCAAGcattggaaaataaaatgaaagcaagtACTTAAGAGAttgctcatcaggtaaaggcacctgctggcAAGCCTGATGTCTTGAGTTGGACACTTGGGATCCACGGAGTAAAAAACCCACAttcatgaccacacacacacacacacacacacacacacacacacacacacacacacaatgtaaaaacaaaacaagcaaaccaaaccaaaccacaatgAAACACCACAGCAAGAATGGCTATGACCCAAAGGCAGCAAACAGTAAATATtggtaaattaaaaaatagtttttagtTTCTTAAAAAAGTTACTCAAAAATACACCATGATTCAACAAGCCCTCTCCTACATGCCATGTATCTATCCACAACATACACAGATATTTGTAGaaaattattcataatagccaaactccagggaaaaaaatcttatatCTTTCAAATGAGAAgctaataaacaaaaacatgacattgcAAAAATAATTACAGTACTATCCAGCAACCAAAGGTGAACTACATGCTACAATGTGAAgaaggcttaaaaaaaaagtgctaacTGAAAGAAGTCAGACCTAACCACAGTATCTGATTCCATTCATATAAATGTCCAGAGAAGGTGAATCCACAGACAGAAAGCAGACTAGACCAGAGGGTAGGAGCAAGGACTAACTGTACACAGCTGCAAGGAAACTTTTGGGGTGGTGGAAAAGGctgtataaatatttattttctaagaaaattacTGAATTTTGTACTCATAAAGGATGAATTCTGTGGTATCAAGATTAAGAAAGCTGgagctgaagggatggctcagtggttatgagcaatTGTTGTacttgcagaagatctgggtttgattcccagcacccacataaagtaaaaaataaataactttaaaaaaaaagattaagaaagctgctttttaaaaaataccaatattgtagctgggcagtggtggcgcatgcctttaatcccagcactcaggaggcagagccaggcggatctctgcgagttcgaggccagtctggtctacaaagcgagttccaggaaaggcgcaaagctacacagagaaaccctgtctcgaaaacaacaacaacaacaaaatactaatATTGTATCAGTAgtgtttataagaaatataaacaaataagatATAATGCAAGAAAAATCATTCAAAActagcaaaaacaaaagagaagaaaaaagtaatttCCCAGTATAGGGATGAAAATTTAAACATTACTGGAAGGATTTAAGTATAAGCCTACTCAGGCTGAGTAGTAGTCCCAGGTacataggaggctgaggcaaaaacTGTTAAGTTTTATAAAGTACAAGTAACTGTAAACATGGGGAAATATATCAtcaattgaatttaaaaaataggaCTTTCAGTTTAGCCCGTTTCCTTCATTATCTATATATACTTAAAGCTGAAGAAGTAGGGAATTTGTTTATTATTGAATATGAGTCTAAGACACCTCATTTCAGAAGACAGATATAAGATGACCAGGAATTAGAGATAACCCAGGCTGGGCAGCAGAAATCATCAGGAAGGTTCAACTCCTAGGGAGAGGCAAGCAATTCTACAGGACACAACCATGATTCATGTGTTCATGACTTTGGAGTCTTCAGAAAAACTCCCTCTGCTTCTTAACTCCCTGTGAGTTCACAATCATCAGGGGTTTGTGGGAAGACAGCAGAGGTGAAATTCCCATCATCCTGGGTTAGTGATTAACAGTTTTAatgaaaagggaagaaatgaagagagtgacagaggaagggCTGGGCGAGAAGGAAGTGAGGGATTACTGACGAAAGTAAGAGCGTCTTGAGTTAGTGGATTtgatttttgaacattttttgttttaaatgttttctatattaaaaataaaattgtatctaaaagaataaaaaaacaagccgggcagtggtggcacacgcctttaatcccagcacttgggaggcagagccaggcggatctctgtgagttccaggccagcctgggctaccaagtgagtcccaggaaaggcgcaaagctacacaaagaaaccctgtctcgaaaaaccaaaaaaaaaagaataaaaaaacaaaaccccatacTGACTTCATTTTGTTGGATGTGAATCTCATCTAGGAAACTGGGGGAAGTGGGCTGGAATGGGAGGGGGTAGCTCTCAGTAGCTGCATGAGCTGTTGCACAGACGGTTCCCACAAAGAGGAACTCTGGGTGCTGCTTTGCTGGTAGACTCTCACTTTTGCTCTGTATTGTTCTGAGTAGACCAGGGCTGCAGGGCTGACTATGAATACTACTAGCATAGTAgtcttgtgtgtgagtgtgtttagTTGAGCTAAGAAACTGACCCTCAGTGTTATGCTTGAGATTCAGTTTCCTGattagtaaaatgaaaatattacttGCTTTTCCGGGCTTTGTGAAGACCAGAGATACTATACAAGGTTCAAGTCAAAGATTATTTAGGTATAAGATTTCTTTCTATATGATGGATGTTGAATTCTTAACAAaacagagttctctctctctctctctctctctctctctctctctctctctctctctctgtgtgtgtgtgtgtggggagagagagagagagagagagagagagagagagagagagagagagagagagagagagagaatagagtcCTAGGCAGCTCAACTCCTGAAGTTCCTGATTTCACTTCCCAAATGTACCAACATACACAGCTTCAGATACATAATTTTTTGGAAGTCCCCCCAATATTCTGtagttatgttttcattttcttcctagcTTTCAATTCAGCAACCTCCCTCCCCACTTGATTATGCTTTTGGTGATATTTAAAAAAGCATTGCCTAAGGTCATATAGATTTATACTTTACTCCCTAAGAGTTTTATAGTTTTAGCATTGACCTTTAAGTCTCTAGttcattttaaattatcttttatacATGGCAGTAGTGGTTTAACCATTTTCTGTGCATGTGGACCTTCAGCTTTGACCAGTACCACCTGCTCATAGAGTACTCTTTCTGGTATTCTGTCAAAAATCAACTATCAACTAGTCTTCTgtacttctctttttaaaactgaatttgtatcttttttctgttaggtgcttttatttttcatattaacttctttttttttaaatcacacactttttaacttatttattttatgtgcattagtgttatACTTGCATGAGGGTGTTGaatcctggaattacagacagtgtgagctgccatgtgggtgctgggaattgaacctgggtcctctggaagagcggtcagtgctcttagccgATAAGCCATCTTCTCTAGCACCTCATATTAACTTCTATGTTATCATGTGACTAGTAACTTATCAGGTGTCTAGAAGCAGTAGTTGTGGAAGAAACTGTGTTTGTCTACCCCAATCTGTATACAGTGAGACTGCACTTCCTAGccttctctactattgctaggtaTGGCCAGGCCACTAAGCTTTCTCTATTATAATATGAGCAAAGTAATTAATGCATGCCACTGTTCAGACTAGATCTCAGGAAAATATAGGTATGTCTTCTCCATGTTCTCACACTCTTACCCACTGGCTAGAATCTAAATAAGTCAGAACCTGGTCAGGCCAATGATGAGAGTTAAGTAATATAGCCACTCTGGTACCTGGATCCTTGAATAACTTCAGCAGACCGAACCCACTTAATAACCTTTAACTACTTCATGAGAAGTAGTTAGGATTTATCTTGTATGAACCATCATTTAGGGGTCTTGCTGATGTAGTCATTTAGTTTTTATCCTAATTAATATAGACTTAGTATCTTACAGTGGAATACTGCGATAACAGAAGACTAACAGAGGTGTTATCTGCTAAGTGATGGTATATATAGAAAACAGTGAGGAAATGTGTTACAAGACTAGGAAGTAGGCCAGGAGTATAGATTGTGTGCTCTAGGGCAACATGTCTAACTCTCCTCCCTGCTAGGATTCTTACCTAGATATAAAGCACCAGGCTTGATACTTAGCTCAATAAATGTCATCTGCTGTTGTTgtcatgcatttttaaaaactgggatTGTTGGggctaagagatggctcagaggttaagtgcttgctgctcttgcagaggacccagagttGGGTTCTAAGCATCtacgtcaggcagctcacaacctcctgtgactccagttccaggggatctgattccctctggCCTCTATTGGCACCTACATGTGCAtggtgcaaacacacacacacacacacacacacacacacacacacacacacgcacaagagATGCGTGTGTTAAATTTGGAATTGTCAAATCAATTACTATTTTCCCATGTAGTACTTTTGTCTTTGCTGGAATACTTTAAAATCACACTCTAACACTAAGATTGGATAAATATTCACTCATATTTTTGTCTATTTATCTTTCACAAACATATCATCAACTTTAGGTTggtatgctacacacacacacacacaattttttttttaagagcctaAACACCCTATCTTTCATAATCTGTTGCTTTCCCACTGACTTGAGTCGATTTTTTCAGTCTTACAAGTTCTGAATATCTAGCTGCAATCAATCATGCTTTAAGAGgaaatgagataaataaaattcCTGTTTCCATATGGCTGAGGAAAAAATCCTAGCTGACAAAAATCACAAACAACCATATGCTTTCTCTTCACTTAAAAGACAAATTTCTGAATTCACACGCAACAGGTACATTTTAGAACATTTCTATTTGgagcaagaacaacaacaaaaaacctcccCAGTTTCCTGGTACATCTGCCTGTCTTACCAAATGAAGACAAAGgctaggaggaggaagagcaccAAAAGTATCTTTTGGAAATTCCCCATGAACTATAACTGTGTTGGTCCTGCTTGGTCACTCAGATGAAGCAACCACTCTCTATTTTAATGCCAGAAAGATATATAAGCCCTGTAAGAGGAAAACTAATATTAGCCTTCATCAGATTAGAGCAGAAACAGGTgtaatctttttttcttaagatttatttatgttattttatatgtaagagTGTTTCTACcacatgtatatctatgtaccacatattcctggtgcctgtggaagtcagaagaaggtgtcagatcctctagaactggagttacagatagttgtgagttgtcatgtgggtgctgggaattgaaccctggtcccctgcaagaacaaAGCTCTAACTCCTGAGCCATTTTTCTGGCCCTCTCTTGCTCCTTACTTATATTCTTATCTTcactttaaaataagaaattaatacATGTTAAGAGTTTACTTATGAGACATTGTTACATTAATAAGATGATGaagtaagaaaaatgaatatttgaagAATCCCTTCTTTTGCAACTTCTAAACAGGGTACTGCTAGCCCCAGTTCTGTAGCTAAGCAAACAAGATTTCACCAGTTAGTAAGCATAGTAAAGCAATCAGTATACTCTAGAGGAGGGCTTTCCTGGCAGAACAGGGcacaaatgctttctttctttcaattttgattttgatttttttttttttttttttttggttttttgagacagagtatctctgtgtagttttgcacctttcctggaactcctctgtagaccagactggccttgaactcacagagatccgcctgcctctgcttcccgagtgctgggattaaaggcatgcgccaccaccgcccggccaattttgatttttgaaataaggtctcataCCACaaccgaggctggccttgaaaccaTGGTGCTTCTTGCCTCCGTCACCCCCCAAAGTCCACGTGCTTAGATTGCAAGGTTGAACTGCCACACCTGGCATGACCTACTTCTTCCTATGGTGAAGACTTCACCTTCTCTAAAACCTCAGATGCGCTGATGCAAACACAACTACTCTTCTACTTGTTTTACATACCCGATCTTTCAAAACTTGGGTTACTAAAAGTGGAAAGGGCAAGAGGAACTTATACAGGTATGGGTCCTAGTAgaagatgaaacaaaacaaaggaggTACCAGATATTAAAGAAACACAAGACAGTTCTGGGGCAGAAAGAcaattgttattaaaaagaaaattcttttgagacatggtgtaGAGAAGACCTAACAAGCACCAGAAACTAGAGCACCAAGGCAAACCCCAGGACTTAGTGTTCCAGACACTTCTCAATTCCATTAACAGCTTGTGTTTCAAGATCTCTAATTTCAAATTCAATTTCATTTTAAGACAAGTTCTCTCTACTTAACTCCtgggtgtcctgaaactcactgtgtcgaccaggctggccttgaactcacagcaatcagcctgcctctgccttccagagggctggaattaaaggtgtgtaccaccaaaccAAGCTCAAATTCAGTTTTAGAAACATTTGAACTTAAAAAGCTAACCCCTCTCATAACATCAGTTTTGACAAGTGACACTAAACTTCTTGTAAATAGTAAACATTTCATTTATAGCTATAAAAGACAATGTGCTATCTTAACAAAGCAGCATGGCACTGGCACAAACCAGACACAAAACAGTGGAACAGaacagaggacccagaaataaacccgCACATCTATGACCACCTCATGTGTGACAAAGTATCATAAATATTCAGTGGGAAAAGCCTCTTTAACACATGGATCTTCGAAAACTAGATATCCACATGTAAGAATGAAACCAGATCCATATCCTGaccaaaaataaattcaaaatggaGCCAAGATATGGAACCATCCTAAAAGGctgaacagattaaaaaaaaaaaactataaagacAAATACTTATATGAACAATGGGATTTTATTAAGTTATAATGAAGAACAAAATGATGACTTCtgtaagaaaatggatggaactggagatcatagtgttaagtaaaataaacaagaCTCAGAATAACAAACACTGCATTTTTCATCTGTAGAGTCTAAATTAAATTTACATGGGTACACATGTACTCCCCACCATATATGATATGGAAGGAGAAAGAACATTGTAAGAGCAGAGGAAAGACCTCTTCTAAACTGGAAGAGGTCGGTAAAGGGCAAATAACTAAGTCTAagagtgtgtaagtgtgtgcgtgtatgtgtgtgtgtgtgtgtgtgtgaaaatgtcactGTGAAATCTATCATGCTGTACactattaagaataaaataatacatcACCAAATAAATTTCAtccaaattaaattattaaattcaaataaaatacttattttaaattttaactagtgcataaaaattataaatattaacaGAGTACTACTTAATGTTTTGATGCATGCCTATGATGGTGTTAAAGGACTTGGCCTAGCAGGTTTAGAACACTTCAGACTCTAACCAGCTGTTCACTTATTATAACAGACCCTTAAATGAAACCTATTTGACATTTCCCTTTCTTTAAAGTTACAATTCTCAGTACAATATCATCTGTTATGTAAGCTGCCTAAAAGTTCTATCATGGTAAAGTTGGTGGTACATATGGAGATTGGATATAGAGTACGTAATAATGAAGAAACCCCAGGGGGTTGATGTGTACTTGGATAAGGATGCAGGTTAAAGAGGCTTTCATAAGAATTCTGAAGCTGCAGAAGGCAGAAATCTGAGGATAAATGCACAGACAGTGAACTGCGCTCAGGAAGAGTGGGACATATATATCTCTCACCATCCTTGCTCACTTTTGCTTGACCTAAAGTACTTTTGAGTTGGttcctgtggtgatatagtgcttgtaatctaagaaataaaacttgcctgaagatcagaggacagagccagccacagagttagccacagaggtcaggcagtgggatcacatacctttaatcccagcactaggaaggttgagacaggaagtgatatggctgggtagagaaaggaatataggggggaagagacaggaactgGCTCTTGAAgactgaggagttgatgaggtaagaggtggtggctgtggcttgctctgcttctctgatctttcagctttcaccctgatacctagttccaggtttttattataagaccatttaggattcatgcaacagttCCACCATGGAGTAACTAGATACATGGTGACCTGGGAATGGAAAGGCACCATGCCTATGTGCTTTCCATCATCAATACTATAACTAGAGCTTGAACTTTCATGTGCAATTTTCAAATGCAGTCTTGGTCCGTTCACTTTTTGGTTGCTCTACTGATATAGCAAACCAGGTGTTACCAGGTAATTCTGCGGCCTTTACTGGGTAAAAGAAATAGGAAGTGTGTATAGCTGAGAAATAAACACTTTTGAGAACTGAATCTTAAGTGAATTGAAGGCAACAATAATTGGTCTCTATTTACTCAAACCTTTCCAAACAAGTTATTAAATCTAACACACTAGTAAAACATAAACTAAAACTCTCTAAATTACATCATTTTTGCTTATAGTTAATTACATGTCAAGAGAGACTCATAAGCAGTCAAGCATACTGTATAGAAGTATGCAAGTTAAGTTATAAATTgccaaagccaggcggtggtggcgcacgtctttaatcccagcactcgggaggcagagccaggtggatctctgtgagttcgaggccagcctggtctacaaaacgagttccaggaaaggcgcaaagctacacagagaaaccctgtctcaaaaaaaaaccaaaataaataaataaataaataaataaataaataaataaataaataaattgccaaagttagctcagtggtaatcCAATGGGTTCACTGCCTGAAATGAACACACGTGATTTGTCCTTTTCTACCCAATTCTACTCCATCTGTAAGTGCGGTTTCCTCCTACCAAGACCAGGCTCTGGGAAGAAGCTGCAGCTCTTGACAAGGTAATGTTCCCGATCTCCAGAACTCCAGTCAAATAATCAGGTCTTCAATTTTAGTCTTAGAATTCTTCCAATTCAAAGCAGCAATAAAGTTATTAAGTAGATGGCAGAAGTTTTAAGGTGGAAttaaggaaacacaggaaagatcTTGAAGACTCATTTACAAAGCCCTTAAGGTCTCAATTATTTTCCTATGAACACTGAGACATAATTAATCTTTTCCACTCTCATTCCCTCCAGAGGCATGTTGTAGAGTTTTCAGAGGATGGGTAATATGGATGACCCAATGACTCTGGTAGTCAGAGAAATCTGTTCTTGAACATTCTATTGTCTTAAAATTTCTCAGTTTAAATTTATAATATAGTAATTACATTCCACACTAACACAATCTTCTTGGGTTCCAATAGTTTTTAAGAGCAAAAAGTggttctgaaacaaacaaacaaataaaaagtttgagaaccactggtactacacaaaaaatagaaaactgtTTATATGCAGTTTATGTAAGATAAGGGATGAACAGATGACTTAAAAAGGGTTTCTTCACAGGGAGGTGgtagcacagacctttaatcccagcattcaggaagcagaggcagttggatatctgtgagtttgaggccatcctggtctacagagcagttccaagacagccagggctatacaaaaacaaacaaacaaacaaacaaaacaaaacaaaaaaccttgtctcaaaaaacaaaaacaaagaaaatgttttttttctttgagcctgggcatagtggtgcacacctttaatcccagcactttggaggcagaggtggcagacctgagagtttgaggccagcctgctctacagagtgagtttcaggacagccagggctacacagagaaaccctgactcaaaaaacaaaacaaaacaaaacaaacaaacaaacaaaaagtttttcTTCTTCAACCACTGTCTACTAAggacatacatacattcattccAATTCTTGCCTTTGTAttgattctttcttctttttaaagctaTTACCAAATTTCTGTGAGTGGGAGAATGCCATTTCATTAGTCTTTGAGACCTAACACAAATGTCACTACCACATAAGAGGAAAAATCTAGAGACAGAAGTACTAACGGCTGCCGACTGGGAGgtgcagagaacagagagcagCAGCAGAAGGGGTACAGTGTTTCTTTTGGGGATGAGAGAAATATTCTGGAGAGAATAGTGTGACAGCTGTAAAATCCTGTACAAATACTAAAATCATCAGCCTGTATCCTTTCAGATGGTGAATTTTAGGGTGTGTGCATGATACCTGAATATTAAAAAGAAGTTAGTAGAGAACATAGGCCTTTCAAGGTTTCCCAAGGTTTTCTATGTTGTCTTGAGAGTAGTAAGAAGCTGCTGGAGGTTAGGTAGGGTACAATGCAGATGTTCCAAAACTACCTTCTGCATAAATAAAAGACACATTATAGATACATGACCTAGAATTCAAATCACAGCACAGAGAGATCTTTTTTTACTTGAGGCTATTACTTAtaattctgcttctcagaaagtCCCTNNNNNNNNNNNNNNNNNNNNNNNNNNNNNNNNNNNNNNNNNNNNNNNNNNNNNNNNNNNNNNNNNNNNNNNNNNNNNNNNNNNNNNNNNNNNNNNNNNNNNNNNNNNNNNNNNNNNNNNNNNNNNNNNNNNNNNNNNNNNNNNNNNNNNNNNNNNNNNNNNNNNNNNNNNNNNNNNNNNNNNNNNNNNNNNNNNNNNNNNGGAAGATGGTGGCCGCAAAGAAGACGAAAAAGTCTCTGGAGTCGATCAACTCTAGGCTCCAACTTGTCATGAAAAGTGGAAAGTACGTGCTGGGGTACAAACAGACTCTGAAGATGATCAGACAGGGCAAAGCGAAATTGGTTATCCTCGCCAACAACTGTCCAGCTTTGAGGAAATCTGAAATAGAATACTATGCCATGTTGGCTAAAACTGGTGTTCATCACTACAGTGGCAATAACATTGAATTGGGCACAGCATGTGGAAAATACTACAGAGTATGCACACTGGCTATCATTGACCCAGGTGATTCTGATATTATTAGAAGCATGCCAGAACAGACTGGTGAAAAGTAAACcaggaaagtttttctttaataaaactttaccagagctcctttaaaaaaaaaaaaaaaaaaaaaaaaaaaaaaaaaacatcctatATTAGCATGTTTACTCACTACTTGTATTTAGCATTATACTGAGCATCCTAACCAAtgcaataaaactaaaaaaaaaaatgaagattaggaaaaagaaattttctttaatATAAAATTACTTTTACATTATTTAATTCAGCATGAACATGGTCACTGAAAACTGTATAGCCCACAAAAAAGTTACTTAAACAAATAAGCACAATTAGAAAGTCTACAGGATACAAGGTCATATGGCAGACTGTATTTGTCAAAAGTGGCTACAACAATATTCTGTTTATATGTGTACTTCTGTAGCATCACCAGACtccattaaaaagtaaaatctgaactgggtggtggtagcacatgcctttagtcccagcactcttgaggcagagacaggtgatctctgtgagtttgatttctgtgagttcgaggccaatctggccTACAGAGCATTCCAAGACAGTCTAGGACaactagagctgttacacagagaaaccctgtcttgaaaaaccaaaataaaataaaataaaatctgttccTTCAACACCAAACTTTGTAACTGCTTCAACAGAAGCAATGTATTAGAGAAACTGCATGAACTCTCTGACTCTCATAAAAGGTGATGTTGGCTTTATCTGCATCTGGTCTaaatctctccctttctccctcccttcctc includes:
- the LOC131916818 gene encoding large ribosomal subunit protein eL30, coding for MVAAKKTKKSLESINSRLQLVMKSGKYVLGYKQTLKMIRQGKAKLVILANNCPALRKSEIEYYAMLAKTGVHHYSGNNIELGTACGKYYRVCTLAIIDPGDSDIIRSMPEQTGEK